The Symphalangus syndactylus isolate Jambi chromosome 3, NHGRI_mSymSyn1-v2.1_pri, whole genome shotgun sequence genome has a segment encoding these proteins:
- the ZNF169 gene encoding zinc finger protein 169 isoform X1 produces the protein MAPGLLTTREEALMAFWDVAVAFTQKEWKLLSSAQRTLYREVMLENYSHLVSVGIAFSKPKLIKQLEQGDEPWREENEHLDLCPAEPRTEFQPSLPHLVAFSSSQLLRQYALSGHPTQIFPSSSAGGDFQLEAPRCSSEKGESGETEGPDTSLRKRPSRISRTFFSPHQGDPVEWVEGNREGGTDLRLAQRMSPGGSDTMLKGVDTSESGAVIRGIYRLGLSKKSSLFSHQKHHVCPECRRGFCQRSDLIKHQRTHTGEKPYLCPECGRRFSQKASLSIHQRKHSGEKPYVCRECGRHFRYTSSLTNHKRIHSGERPFVCQECGRGFRQKIALILHQRTHLEEKPFMCPECGRGFCQKASLLQHQSSHTGERPFLCLECGRGFRQQSLLLSHQVTHSGEKPYVCAECGHSFRQKVTLIRHQRTHTGEKPYLCPQCGRGFSQKVTLIGHQRTHTGEKPYLCPDCGRGFGQKVTLIRHQRTHTGEKPYLCPECGRSFGFKSLLTRHQRTHSEEELYVDRVCGQGFGQKSHLISDQRTHSGEKPCICDECGRGFGFKSALIRHQRTHSGEKPYVCRECGRGFSQKSHLHRHRRTKSGHQLLPQEVF, from the exons GCATTGATGGCCTTCTGGGATGTGGCTGTGGCCTTTACCCAGAAGGAGTGGAAGCTATTGAGTTCTGCTCAGAGGACCCTGTACAGGGAGGTGATGCTGGAGAACTACAGCCATCTGGTCTCTGTGG GAATTGCATTTTCCAAACCAAAACTCATCAAACAGCTGGAGCAAGGCGATGAACCTTGGAGAGAGGAGAACGAACATCTGGACCTTTGTCCAG CAGAGCCTAGGACAGAATTCCAGCCCAGTCTTCCCCACCTGGTGGCCTTTTCTAGCTCGCAGCTCCTCAGACAATATGCGCTAAGTGGTCATCCCACACAGATCTTCCCAAGCTCATCTGCAGGAGGTGACTTCCAACTAGAAGCTCCAAGATGCTCTAGTGAAAAAGGAGAAAGTGGAGAGACAGAAGGCCCCGACACCTCATTAAGAAAGAGGCCAAGCAGAATTTCTAGGACATTCTTCAGCCCACATCAAGGTGACCCAGTAGAATGGgtagaagggaacagagaaggAGGAACAGACCTTCGCCTGGCCCAGAGGATGAGTCCTGGGGGGTCAGACACAATGTTGAAGGGAGTAGACACCTCAGAATCTGGAGCAGTCATACGTGGAATCTATAGACTGGGACTTAGCAAAAAGTCAAGCCTGTTCAGCCACCAGAAGCATCATGTGTGCCCTGAATGCAGGAGAGGCTTTTGCCAGAGATCAGACCTTATCAAGCACCAGAGGACACACACCGGGGAGAAGCCATACCTGTGTCCTGAGTGTGGGCGTCGGTTTAGCCAGAAGGCCTCCCTCTCCATACACCAGAGGAAGCACTCGGGGGAGAAGCCCTATGTGTGCAGGGAATGTGGGCGACACTTCAGGTATACATCCTCCCTCACTAATCACAAGAGGATTCACTCCGGGGAGAGGCCCTTTGTGTGTCAGGAGTGTGGGCGAGGCTTTCGCCAGAAGATAGCCCTCATTCTACACCAGAGGACGCACTTGGAGGAGAAGCCCTTCATGTGTCCCGAGTGTGGGAGAGGCTTTTGCCAGAAGGCATCACTCCTCCAGCACCAGAGCTCACACACAGGGGAGAGGCCCTTCCTGTGCCTTGAGTGCGGGCGTGGCTTCAGGCAGCAGTCACTCCTCCTTAGTCACCAGGTCACACACTCAGGAGAGAAGCCTTATGTCTGTGCTGAGTGTGGGCACAGCTTTCGCCAGAAGGTCACTCTCATCAGGCACCAGAGGACACACACAGGGGAGAAGCCTTACCTGTGCCCCCAGTGTGGGCGGGGTTTTAGCCAGAAGGTCACCCTCATTGGACACCAGAGGACACACACAGGGGAGAAGCCCTACCTGTGCCCTGATTGTGGGCGTGGCTTTGGTCAAAAGGTCACCCTCATCAGACACCAGAGGACACACACAGGGGAGAAGCCTTATCTGTGCCCTGAGTGTGGGCGTTCCTTTGGCTTTAAGTCGCTCCTCACCCGACACCAGAGGACACACTCAGAGGAGGAGCTTTATGTAGACAGGGTGTGTGGACAAGGATTTGGCCAGAAGTCACACCTTATCTCTGACCAAAGGACACACTCAGGAGAGAAGCCCTGCATTTGCGATGAATGTGGGCGCGGCTTTGGCTTTAAGTCTGCCCTCATCCGACATCAGCGGACCCATTCTGGGGAGAAGCCGTATGTCTGCAGGGAGTGTGGGCGTGGCTTTAGCCAGAAGTCTCACTTGCATAGACACAGGAGGACCAAGTCTGGTCATCAGCTCCTACCCCAAGAGGTCTTCTGA
- the ZNF169 gene encoding zinc finger protein 169 isoform X2 — MAPGLLTTREEALMAFWDVAVAFTQKEWKLLSSAQRTLYREVMLENYSHLVSVGIAFSKPKLIKQLEQGDEPWREENEHLDLCPEPRTEFQPSLPHLVAFSSSQLLRQYALSGHPTQIFPSSSAGGDFQLEAPRCSSEKGESGETEGPDTSLRKRPSRISRTFFSPHQGDPVEWVEGNREGGTDLRLAQRMSPGGSDTMLKGVDTSESGAVIRGIYRLGLSKKSSLFSHQKHHVCPECRRGFCQRSDLIKHQRTHTGEKPYLCPECGRRFSQKASLSIHQRKHSGEKPYVCRECGRHFRYTSSLTNHKRIHSGERPFVCQECGRGFRQKIALILHQRTHLEEKPFMCPECGRGFCQKASLLQHQSSHTGERPFLCLECGRGFRQQSLLLSHQVTHSGEKPYVCAECGHSFRQKVTLIRHQRTHTGEKPYLCPQCGRGFSQKVTLIGHQRTHTGEKPYLCPDCGRGFGQKVTLIRHQRTHTGEKPYLCPECGRSFGFKSLLTRHQRTHSEEELYVDRVCGQGFGQKSHLISDQRTHSGEKPCICDECGRGFGFKSALIRHQRTHSGEKPYVCRECGRGFSQKSHLHRHRRTKSGHQLLPQEVF; from the exons GCATTGATGGCCTTCTGGGATGTGGCTGTGGCCTTTACCCAGAAGGAGTGGAAGCTATTGAGTTCTGCTCAGAGGACCCTGTACAGGGAGGTGATGCTGGAGAACTACAGCCATCTGGTCTCTGTGG GAATTGCATTTTCCAAACCAAAACTCATCAAACAGCTGGAGCAAGGCGATGAACCTTGGAGAGAGGAGAACGAACATCTGGACCTTTGTCCAG AGCCTAGGACAGAATTCCAGCCCAGTCTTCCCCACCTGGTGGCCTTTTCTAGCTCGCAGCTCCTCAGACAATATGCGCTAAGTGGTCATCCCACACAGATCTTCCCAAGCTCATCTGCAGGAGGTGACTTCCAACTAGAAGCTCCAAGATGCTCTAGTGAAAAAGGAGAAAGTGGAGAGACAGAAGGCCCCGACACCTCATTAAGAAAGAGGCCAAGCAGAATTTCTAGGACATTCTTCAGCCCACATCAAGGTGACCCAGTAGAATGGgtagaagggaacagagaaggAGGAACAGACCTTCGCCTGGCCCAGAGGATGAGTCCTGGGGGGTCAGACACAATGTTGAAGGGAGTAGACACCTCAGAATCTGGAGCAGTCATACGTGGAATCTATAGACTGGGACTTAGCAAAAAGTCAAGCCTGTTCAGCCACCAGAAGCATCATGTGTGCCCTGAATGCAGGAGAGGCTTTTGCCAGAGATCAGACCTTATCAAGCACCAGAGGACACACACCGGGGAGAAGCCATACCTGTGTCCTGAGTGTGGGCGTCGGTTTAGCCAGAAGGCCTCCCTCTCCATACACCAGAGGAAGCACTCGGGGGAGAAGCCCTATGTGTGCAGGGAATGTGGGCGACACTTCAGGTATACATCCTCCCTCACTAATCACAAGAGGATTCACTCCGGGGAGAGGCCCTTTGTGTGTCAGGAGTGTGGGCGAGGCTTTCGCCAGAAGATAGCCCTCATTCTACACCAGAGGACGCACTTGGAGGAGAAGCCCTTCATGTGTCCCGAGTGTGGGAGAGGCTTTTGCCAGAAGGCATCACTCCTCCAGCACCAGAGCTCACACACAGGGGAGAGGCCCTTCCTGTGCCTTGAGTGCGGGCGTGGCTTCAGGCAGCAGTCACTCCTCCTTAGTCACCAGGTCACACACTCAGGAGAGAAGCCTTATGTCTGTGCTGAGTGTGGGCACAGCTTTCGCCAGAAGGTCACTCTCATCAGGCACCAGAGGACACACACAGGGGAGAAGCCTTACCTGTGCCCCCAGTGTGGGCGGGGTTTTAGCCAGAAGGTCACCCTCATTGGACACCAGAGGACACACACAGGGGAGAAGCCCTACCTGTGCCCTGATTGTGGGCGTGGCTTTGGTCAAAAGGTCACCCTCATCAGACACCAGAGGACACACACAGGGGAGAAGCCTTATCTGTGCCCTGAGTGTGGGCGTTCCTTTGGCTTTAAGTCGCTCCTCACCCGACACCAGAGGACACACTCAGAGGAGGAGCTTTATGTAGACAGGGTGTGTGGACAAGGATTTGGCCAGAAGTCACACCTTATCTCTGACCAAAGGACACACTCAGGAGAGAAGCCCTGCATTTGCGATGAATGTGGGCGCGGCTTTGGCTTTAAGTCTGCCCTCATCCGACATCAGCGGACCCATTCTGGGGAGAAGCCGTATGTCTGCAGGGAGTGTGGGCGTGGCTTTAGCCAGAAGTCTCACTTGCATAGACACAGGAGGACCAAGTCTGGTCATCAGCTCCTACCCCAAGAGGTCTTCTGA
- the ZNF169 gene encoding zinc finger protein 169 isoform X3 produces MAFWDVAVAFTQKEWKLLSSAQRTLYREVMLENYSHLVSVGIAFSKPKLIKQLEQGDEPWREENEHLDLCPAEPRTEFQPSLPHLVAFSSSQLLRQYALSGHPTQIFPSSSAGGDFQLEAPRCSSEKGESGETEGPDTSLRKRPSRISRTFFSPHQGDPVEWVEGNREGGTDLRLAQRMSPGGSDTMLKGVDTSESGAVIRGIYRLGLSKKSSLFSHQKHHVCPECRRGFCQRSDLIKHQRTHTGEKPYLCPECGRRFSQKASLSIHQRKHSGEKPYVCRECGRHFRYTSSLTNHKRIHSGERPFVCQECGRGFRQKIALILHQRTHLEEKPFMCPECGRGFCQKASLLQHQSSHTGERPFLCLECGRGFRQQSLLLSHQVTHSGEKPYVCAECGHSFRQKVTLIRHQRTHTGEKPYLCPQCGRGFSQKVTLIGHQRTHTGEKPYLCPDCGRGFGQKVTLIRHQRTHTGEKPYLCPECGRSFGFKSLLTRHQRTHSEEELYVDRVCGQGFGQKSHLISDQRTHSGEKPCICDECGRGFGFKSALIRHQRTHSGEKPYVCRECGRGFSQKSHLHRHRRTKSGHQLLPQEVF; encoded by the exons ATGGCCTTCTGGGATGTGGCTGTGGCCTTTACCCAGAAGGAGTGGAAGCTATTGAGTTCTGCTCAGAGGACCCTGTACAGGGAGGTGATGCTGGAGAACTACAGCCATCTGGTCTCTGTGG GAATTGCATTTTCCAAACCAAAACTCATCAAACAGCTGGAGCAAGGCGATGAACCTTGGAGAGAGGAGAACGAACATCTGGACCTTTGTCCAG CAGAGCCTAGGACAGAATTCCAGCCCAGTCTTCCCCACCTGGTGGCCTTTTCTAGCTCGCAGCTCCTCAGACAATATGCGCTAAGTGGTCATCCCACACAGATCTTCCCAAGCTCATCTGCAGGAGGTGACTTCCAACTAGAAGCTCCAAGATGCTCTAGTGAAAAAGGAGAAAGTGGAGAGACAGAAGGCCCCGACACCTCATTAAGAAAGAGGCCAAGCAGAATTTCTAGGACATTCTTCAGCCCACATCAAGGTGACCCAGTAGAATGGgtagaagggaacagagaaggAGGAACAGACCTTCGCCTGGCCCAGAGGATGAGTCCTGGGGGGTCAGACACAATGTTGAAGGGAGTAGACACCTCAGAATCTGGAGCAGTCATACGTGGAATCTATAGACTGGGACTTAGCAAAAAGTCAAGCCTGTTCAGCCACCAGAAGCATCATGTGTGCCCTGAATGCAGGAGAGGCTTTTGCCAGAGATCAGACCTTATCAAGCACCAGAGGACACACACCGGGGAGAAGCCATACCTGTGTCCTGAGTGTGGGCGTCGGTTTAGCCAGAAGGCCTCCCTCTCCATACACCAGAGGAAGCACTCGGGGGAGAAGCCCTATGTGTGCAGGGAATGTGGGCGACACTTCAGGTATACATCCTCCCTCACTAATCACAAGAGGATTCACTCCGGGGAGAGGCCCTTTGTGTGTCAGGAGTGTGGGCGAGGCTTTCGCCAGAAGATAGCCCTCATTCTACACCAGAGGACGCACTTGGAGGAGAAGCCCTTCATGTGTCCCGAGTGTGGGAGAGGCTTTTGCCAGAAGGCATCACTCCTCCAGCACCAGAGCTCACACACAGGGGAGAGGCCCTTCCTGTGCCTTGAGTGCGGGCGTGGCTTCAGGCAGCAGTCACTCCTCCTTAGTCACCAGGTCACACACTCAGGAGAGAAGCCTTATGTCTGTGCTGAGTGTGGGCACAGCTTTCGCCAGAAGGTCACTCTCATCAGGCACCAGAGGACACACACAGGGGAGAAGCCTTACCTGTGCCCCCAGTGTGGGCGGGGTTTTAGCCAGAAGGTCACCCTCATTGGACACCAGAGGACACACACAGGGGAGAAGCCCTACCTGTGCCCTGATTGTGGGCGTGGCTTTGGTCAAAAGGTCACCCTCATCAGACACCAGAGGACACACACAGGGGAGAAGCCTTATCTGTGCCCTGAGTGTGGGCGTTCCTTTGGCTTTAAGTCGCTCCTCACCCGACACCAGAGGACACACTCAGAGGAGGAGCTTTATGTAGACAGGGTGTGTGGACAAGGATTTGGCCAGAAGTCACACCTTATCTCTGACCAAAGGACACACTCAGGAGAGAAGCCCTGCATTTGCGATGAATGTGGGCGCGGCTTTGGCTTTAAGTCTGCCCTCATCCGACATCAGCGGACCCATTCTGGGGAGAAGCCGTATGTCTGCAGGGAGTGTGGGCGTGGCTTTAGCCAGAAGTCTCACTTGCATAGACACAGGAGGACCAAGTCTGGTCATCAGCTCCTACCCCAAGAGGTCTTCTGA